Proteins encoded together in one Impatiens glandulifera chromosome 1, dImpGla2.1, whole genome shotgun sequence window:
- the LOC124922060 gene encoding RING-H2 finger protein ATL63-like: protein MANSSSPTRCPTPATQLFGSMLSYDGNVMLTAVISLILVVIFVLFLHVYAKWFLVQARHRSGSSSVSLSLVLGPPRISHQYLNRYSYEITSFPSGVLQTTGLEPSIIDLIPLFDYDPNGNEASGLECVICLSLFQDKEVGRELPKCGHAFHVDCIDMWLHSHTSCPLCRAPVGLSQVEEKSGTGLDHQFGSGECPEADVISSSNANNDDDGSVMEIVIEVPVGSSPPPPPPSAVTSQAASSLGGSLKRMLSRNRSEHNKVHDVSNNNNPDPTVD, encoded by the coding sequence ATGGCTAATTCTTCGTCCCCTACCCGATGCCCAACTCCGGCGACCCAACTCTTCGGCAGCATGCTCTCCTATGACGGAAATGTCATGTTAACTGCGGTAATTTCCTTGATCTTGGTTGTCATTTTTGTCCTGTTTCTCCATGTTTACGCCAAATGGTTCTTAGTTCAGGCTCGTCATAGGAGTGGGTCAAGCTCCGTTTCTCTTTCACTTGTGCTTGGCCCGCCCCGTATTTCTCATCAGTATCTTAACCGTTATTCTTATGAGATTACTAGTTTTCCAAGTGGGGTATTACAAACTACAGGACTTGAACCGTCTATAATTGATTTGATACCTCTTTTTGATTACGACCCGAATGGAAATGAAGCTTCCGGGCTTGAATGTGTGATCTGTTTGAGTTTGTTTCAAGACAAGGAAGTGGGAAGAGAATTACCCAAATGTGGACACGCTTTTCACGTTGATTGTATCGATATGTGGTTGCATTCTCATACTAGCTGTCCTTTGTGTCGAGCTCCGGTTGGATTATCTCAAGTTGAAGAGAAGTCGGGTACGGGTCTTGATCATCAATTCGGGTCGGGAGAGTGTCCGGAGGCTGATGTGATTTCGAGTTCGAACGCTAACAATGATGATGATGGGTCGGTTATGGAAATCGTGATTGAGGTTCCCGTGGGTtcgtcgccgccgccgccgccgccgtcgGCGGTGACTTCTCAGGCGGCTTCATCGCTAGGGGGGTCACTTAAGAGAATGCTGAGTAGGAACAGGTCGGAACATAATAAGGTTCATGATGTATCGAATAATAATAATCCGGATCCAACAGTTGATTGA